The following are from one region of the Longimicrobiaceae bacterium genome:
- the rsmB gene encoding 16S rRNA (cytosine(967)-C(5))-methyltransferase RsmB has product MNGRVTPSRRAALDVLRRVRAGELADRALDQATGRLDPRDHGFTQELVYGTFRLRGRLDHLLGGLVKGGTAALEPDVLDVLRLGAYQLLEMGGVPAYAAISQSVDLVRIAGSPKAAGLVNGVLQNLQRRGDTIPVPDAEQAPGDYLSTWGSHPRWLVDRWIGRWGAEATRSLVDADNTRPELYLRPLGISVAEAVERLAAAGIGAEPVAFSPDSLRVLPPASAADALAAVPAVVQDPAAALVVRYAAVPAGATVLDLCAAPGGKAFGLASTADHVVAADNSYRRLARVRENARRLDAAHRVRAVVSDARNPAFRPADAVLLDAPCTGTGTFRRHPDGRWRVGEGDLDALAKLQAELLDAAAPLVRGGGLLVYSTCSLEGEENEVQIDAFLGRHPEFSIEPPNDAVDAELLDDAGRLSVLPQRQGVDGAFAARLRRTA; this is encoded by the coding sequence GTGAACGGACGGGTCACCCCCTCGCGCCGCGCCGCGCTGGACGTGCTGCGCCGCGTTCGCGCAGGCGAGCTGGCAGACCGCGCGCTCGACCAGGCCACCGGGCGCCTGGACCCGCGCGACCACGGCTTCACCCAGGAGCTGGTGTACGGCACATTCCGCCTGCGCGGGCGGCTGGACCACCTGCTCGGCGGGCTGGTGAAGGGCGGCACGGCGGCGCTGGAGCCGGACGTGCTGGACGTGCTGCGCCTGGGCGCCTACCAGCTCCTGGAGATGGGCGGCGTCCCGGCCTACGCCGCCATCTCGCAGTCGGTCGATCTCGTGCGCATCGCGGGCTCGCCCAAGGCGGCGGGGCTGGTGAACGGCGTGCTCCAGAACCTCCAGCGCCGCGGCGACACCATCCCCGTACCCGACGCGGAGCAGGCCCCGGGCGACTACCTGTCCACCTGGGGCTCGCACCCGCGCTGGCTGGTCGACCGGTGGATCGGCAGATGGGGCGCGGAGGCCACGCGCTCGCTGGTGGATGCGGACAACACGCGTCCGGAGCTGTACCTGCGCCCGCTCGGCATCTCCGTGGCGGAGGCGGTGGAACGGCTCGCGGCGGCGGGAATCGGCGCGGAGCCGGTCGCCTTCTCGCCCGATTCGTTGCGCGTGCTGCCGCCTGCGAGCGCCGCCGACGCGCTGGCCGCGGTCCCCGCGGTGGTGCAGGACCCCGCCGCGGCGCTCGTCGTGCGCTACGCCGCGGTGCCCGCGGGCGCGACGGTGCTCGACCTGTGCGCGGCGCCGGGCGGCAAGGCGTTCGGCCTCGCGTCCACCGCGGACCACGTCGTCGCGGCGGACAACTCGTACCGCCGCCTGGCGCGCGTGCGCGAGAACGCGCGGCGGCTGGACGCCGCGCACCGGGTGCGCGCCGTCGTCTCCGACGCTCGAAACCCCGCCTTCCGCCCGGCGGACGCGGTGCTGCTGGACGCGCCGTGCACGGGCACCGGCACCTTCCGCCGCCACCCGGACGGCCGCTGGCGCGTGGGCGAGGGCGATCTGGATGCGCTGGCGAAGCTCCAGGCGGAGCTGCTGGACGCCGCGGCGCCGCTGGTGCGCGGCGGCGGGCTGCTGGTGTACTCCACGTGCTCGCTGGAAGGGGAGGAGAACGAGGTGCAGATCGACGCCTTTCTCGGCCGTCACCCCGAGTTCTCCATCGAACCCCCGAACGATGCGGTGGATGCGGAGCTGCTGGACGACGCGGGCCGCCTCTCGGTGCTGCCGCAGCGGCAGGGCGTGGACGGTGCCTTCGCCGCGCGCCTGCGGAGGACGGCGTGA
- a CDS encoding PASTA domain-containing protein, which produces MRRPRPAASALRVPAASGSRRGRIAKLILAVIAGSFVLGYLAVTLLFFPGFGRDAIVTVPDLRGRPYAEARGMTDHLGLVIARGTALPNPRIPAGAVLAQEPMPGQEVTRGGAVHVILSAGPVKRRVPSIDGMDVDDATALLRKFGFTVRIVRVVNPAYEGRVLAIRPAAGAEVPLPAFADLTVSAGPPKILAPSILGLPLDAAAAKLDESGLELGRVQYDPASAAPLGSVASQRPEAGDSIRQGGSVGVTVSGSAPIQAVPVPADSSQPPVPVAAAPTAPPPAK; this is translated from the coding sequence GTGAGGCGTCCACGCCCCGCGGCATCCGCCCTGCGCGTCCCGGCGGCGTCCGGCAGCCGCCGCGGGCGTATCGCGAAGCTCATCCTGGCGGTCATCGCCGGAAGCTTCGTGCTCGGCTACCTGGCCGTGACGCTGCTCTTCTTCCCCGGCTTCGGGCGCGACGCGATCGTCACGGTGCCCGACCTGCGCGGCCGTCCGTATGCCGAGGCGCGGGGGATGACGGACCACCTGGGCCTGGTGATCGCGCGCGGCACCGCGCTCCCGAACCCGCGGATCCCCGCGGGCGCCGTGCTGGCGCAGGAGCCCATGCCGGGGCAGGAGGTCACGCGCGGCGGGGCGGTGCACGTCATCCTCAGCGCGGGCCCCGTGAAGCGTCGCGTTCCGTCCATCGACGGGATGGACGTGGACGACGCCACGGCGCTGCTCCGGAAGTTCGGCTTCACGGTCCGCATCGTCCGCGTCGTGAACCCCGCGTACGAAGGCAGGGTGCTGGCGATCCGCCCCGCCGCCGGGGCCGAGGTGCCGCTGCCCGCGTTCGCGGACCTGACGGTGAGCGCCGGCCCGCCCAAGATCCTCGCCCCCAGCATCCTGGGCCTGCCGCTGGACGCGGCCGCGGCGAAGCTGGACGAATCCGGGCTGGAGCTGGGCCGCGTGCAGTACGACCCCGCGTCGGCCGCGCCGCTGGGCAGCGTGGCGTCGCAGCGGCCCGAGGCGGGCGACAGCATCCGCCAGGGCGGATCGGTGGGGGTGACGGTCTCGGGCAGCGCGCCCATCCAGGCCGTGCCGGTGCCGGCGGACTCGTCGCAGCCGCCCGTGCCGGTCGCGGCGGCACCGACGGCCCCGCCTCCGGCGAAGTAG
- a CDS encoding redoxin domain-containing protein, giving the protein MAESRRQWIIVGAIVLVLAALIGAGWTMRGRFVPVDVGSPAPDFAVRDMQGRQVKLSDLRGQVVLLNVWATWCGPCREEMPSMQRLYTKLAPEGLHVVAVSIDATGASAGSAEHPGGDVGAFVRQFGLTFPVWLDPEGETSRLYRTTGVPESFVIDRDGSIVKKVIGATEWDTPDKVDLVRRLLKE; this is encoded by the coding sequence ATGGCGGAATCGCGCAGGCAGTGGATCATCGTGGGAGCCATCGTGCTCGTGCTCGCCGCGCTCATCGGAGCGGGGTGGACGATGCGCGGCCGCTTCGTGCCGGTGGACGTGGGCAGCCCTGCGCCCGACTTCGCCGTGCGCGACATGCAGGGGCGGCAGGTGAAGCTTTCCGATCTGCGCGGGCAGGTGGTGCTGCTGAACGTGTGGGCCACGTGGTGCGGACCGTGCCGCGAGGAGATGCCCTCCATGCAGCGCCTCTACACGAAGCTCGCGCCGGAGGGGCTGCACGTGGTCGCGGTCAGCATCGACGCCACGGGCGCGTCGGCCGGCAGCGCGGAGCATCCGGGCGGCGACGTGGGGGCGTTCGTGCGGCAGTTCGGGCTCACCTTCCCGGTCTGGCTCGATCCCGAGGGCGAGACGAGCCGCCTGTATCGCACGACCGGTGTGCCGGAGTCGTTCGTGATCGACCGCGACGGCAGCATCGTGAAGAAGGTGATCGGGGCGACGGAGTGGGACACGCCCGACAAGGTCGACCTCGTCCGCCGGCTGCTGAAGGAGTGA
- the tsaD gene encoding tRNA (adenosine(37)-N6)-threonylcarbamoyltransferase complex transferase subunit TsaD yields the protein MSTAPLVLGIESSCDETSAAVLRGETELLGHVIFTQDVHRLYGGVVPELASRAHLRTVDDVVAGALREAGVTLDDVAVVGVTAGPGLIGALLVGVAWAKAAAWAAGKPVVGVHHMEAHLFAAQLEHPAAKPPFIGLLVSGGHTMLLWVPAWGEYHLLGATRDDASGEAFDKAAKILGLPYPGGPAIQRAAADGDPKRHRLPRPLLTRAQRPGERDFYDMSFSGLKTALRVKVRDLEGQGIDLAPEVPHLAAAFQDAVVDVLATKTMRAVKETRCTRVVLGGGVANSRALRDELKRRLGPGGELYHPSPRLATDNGAMIARAALFHHERGETAGLDLNARADLPFPGLRPSPGS from the coding sequence GTGAGCACGGCGCCGCTGGTGCTGGGCATCGAGAGCTCGTGCGACGAGACGTCGGCCGCCGTGCTGCGGGGCGAGACGGAGCTGCTGGGGCACGTGATCTTCACGCAGGACGTACACCGGCTGTACGGCGGCGTGGTGCCGGAGCTGGCGTCGCGCGCGCACCTGCGCACGGTGGACGACGTGGTCGCGGGTGCGCTGCGCGAGGCGGGCGTGACGCTGGACGACGTCGCCGTCGTGGGCGTGACGGCCGGGCCGGGGCTGATCGGCGCCCTCTTGGTGGGCGTGGCGTGGGCGAAGGCGGCGGCGTGGGCGGCGGGGAAGCCCGTCGTGGGCGTGCACCACATGGAGGCGCACCTGTTCGCCGCGCAGCTGGAGCACCCGGCCGCGAAGCCGCCGTTCATCGGCCTGCTCGTCTCCGGCGGGCACACCATGCTGCTGTGGGTGCCCGCGTGGGGCGAGTACCACCTGCTGGGCGCCACGCGCGACGACGCGAGCGGCGAGGCGTTCGACAAGGCGGCGAAGATCCTGGGTCTGCCGTACCCCGGCGGCCCGGCCATCCAGCGCGCGGCGGCGGACGGCGACCCGAAGCGGCACCGCCTGCCGCGGCCGCTGCTCACCCGAGCGCAGCGGCCGGGCGAGCGCGACTTCTACGACATGTCCTTCAGCGGACTGAAGACGGCGCTGCGGGTGAAGGTGCGCGACCTGGAAGGGCAGGGGATCGACCTCGCGCCCGAGGTGCCTCACCTCGCCGCGGCGTTCCAGGATGCCGTGGTGGATGTGCTCGCGACGAAGACGATGCGGGCCGTGAAGGAGACGCGGTGCACGCGCGTCGTCCTCGGCGGCGGCGTCGCCAACAGCCGCGCCCTGCGCGACGAGCTGAAGCGCCGCCTCGGCCCCGGCGGCGAGCTGTACCATCCATCGCCCCGGCTGGCGACGGACAACGGCGCCATGATCGCCCGCGCCGCGCTCTTCCACCACGAGCGCGGCGAGACGGCGGGGCTGGACCTGAACGCGCGGGCGGATCTGCCGTTTCCGGGGCTGCGGCCCTCACCCGGCTCGTAA
- a CDS encoding metallophosphoesterase family protein, translating into MITLLHVSDIHFGPPFVPKVGEAVLKFAQRLRPDAVVASGDYTQRAKPAQFAAAREFLDRFPPVPLVVTPGNHDIAMYRVWERFFSPYALYKEHISEELDSVLRLPEAVIVALNSTAPRRALVNGRISRWQLDLAREAFEGVPDDVLRIVVAHHHFAPPPDFEGGDVMPKAKRALDAFTRMRVDVVMGGHLHRSYIGNSLDVYAGEDREHGILIVQSGTSTSRRGRAREREKNSFNVLRLDRAAIGVTQYMYFDDVGDFVPTGRHAYFRRGRPADGVGAGALQAVFTDPTE; encoded by the coding sequence TTGATCACGCTCCTCCACGTCTCGGACATCCACTTCGGCCCGCCGTTCGTTCCCAAGGTGGGCGAGGCGGTCCTGAAGTTCGCGCAGCGCCTCCGGCCGGACGCGGTTGTCGCGAGCGGCGACTACACGCAGCGGGCGAAGCCGGCGCAGTTCGCCGCCGCGCGCGAGTTCCTGGACCGCTTCCCGCCGGTGCCGTTGGTGGTGACGCCCGGGAACCACGACATCGCCATGTACCGCGTGTGGGAGCGCTTCTTCTCGCCCTACGCGCTGTACAAGGAGCACATCAGCGAGGAGCTGGACAGCGTCTTGCGGCTGCCCGAGGCGGTGATCGTGGCGCTCAACTCCACGGCGCCCAGGCGCGCGCTGGTGAACGGCCGCATCAGCCGCTGGCAGCTGGACTTGGCCCGCGAGGCGTTCGAGGGCGTGCCGGACGACGTGCTGCGCATCGTGGTGGCGCACCATCACTTCGCGCCGCCGCCGGACTTCGAGGGCGGCGACGTGATGCCCAAGGCCAAGCGTGCGCTCGACGCCTTCACCCGCATGCGCGTGGACGTGGTGATGGGCGGGCACCTGCACCGCAGCTACATCGGCAACTCGCTGGACGTGTACGCCGGCGAGGACCGCGAGCACGGCATCCTGATCGTGCAGAGCGGAACGTCCACGTCGCGGCGCGGGCGGGCGCGCGAGCGGGAGAAGAACTCGTTCAACGTGCTGCGGCTGGACCGCGCCGCCATCGGCGTCACGCAGTACATGTACTTCGACGACGTGGGCGACTTCGTGCCCACCGGCCGCCACGCTTACTTCCGCCGCGGCCGCCCGGCCGACGGGGTGGGCGCCGGGGCGCTCCAGGCCGTCTTCACCGATCCCACGGAGTAG